The proteins below come from a single Staphylococcus sp. MI 10-1553 genomic window:
- the aldA gene encoding aldehyde dehydrogenase, whose product MVEVLKNYVNGEFLEGHADEVIDVVNPSTEAVIAQVPTGDVALVREAIEHADVAQQTWATLPAVQRGVYLREIAKGIRERAAEITQTIIQEGGKVHALAETEVYFTADYLDYMAEWARRYEGEIIQSDRQDEHIFLYKKPLGVTTGILPWNFPFFLIARKMAPALLTGNTIVIKPSVETPINAQIFAEIVHASGLPKGVFNLINGSGRVLGEELANNDKVALVSLTGSEPAGKQVMASASKTLTKVNLELGGKAPAIVFEDADLDAAVENIVASRIINTGQVCNCAERVYVHENVKAAFTEKLVEKMASVQYSDPNVHQDSAMGPLISKKAQVNVHRLVEGAIEAGGKLLLGGELPTEKGYYYPPTVIDQCTNDMEIVQEEIFGPVLPLISFKTFDEVIEKSNDTKYGLTSSVYTKDLQTAFKAVDRLEFGETYINRENFEAMQGFHAGVKHSGIGGADGKHGLEEYLRTHIVYMQL is encoded by the coding sequence GAAGCGATTGAACATGCAGATGTGGCACAACAAACTTGGGCGACGTTGCCTGCTGTTCAACGTGGTGTGTATTTACGTGAAATCGCAAAAGGTATTCGTGAACGTGCTGCAGAAATTACGCAAACGATTATTCAAGAAGGCGGTAAAGTACATGCGTTAGCGGAAACTGAAGTGTATTTTACTGCGGATTACTTAGATTATATGGCAGAGTGGGCACGTCGTTATGAAGGTGAAATTATTCAAAGTGATCGCCAAGATGAACATATTTTCTTATATAAGAAGCCGCTTGGTGTTACGACGGGGATTTTACCATGGAACTTTCCATTTTTCCTTATTGCGCGTAAAATGGCCCCTGCTTTATTAACAGGAAATACGATTGTCATTAAGCCGTCTGTGGAAACGCCGATTAACGCTCAAATTTTTGCTGAAATTGTTCATGCATCTGGTTTACCGAAAGGGGTCTTCAACTTAATTAACGGTTCAGGGCGCGTACTCGGGGAAGAGTTAGCGAACAATGACAAAGTTGCGCTCGTGTCGTTAACAGGAAGTGAGCCTGCTGGTAAACAAGTGATGGCTTCTGCAAGCAAAACGTTAACGAAAGTCAATTTAGAGCTTGGCGGTAAAGCGCCTGCTATTGTATTTGAAGATGCAGATTTAGATGCTGCTGTTGAAAATATCGTCGCATCTCGTATCATCAATACAGGTCAAGTGTGTAACTGTGCGGAACGTGTATATGTGCATGAAAATGTGAAAGCGGCATTTACAGAAAAGCTTGTTGAAAAAATGGCGTCTGTACAATACAGTGATCCGAACGTGCATCAAGACAGTGCAATGGGACCATTAATCAGCAAAAAGGCACAAGTGAATGTACATCGTCTCGTCGAAGGTGCGATTGAAGCGGGAGGCAAACTTTTACTCGGTGGTGAATTACCTACAGAAAAAGGTTATTATTATCCACCGACAGTTATTGATCAATGTACGAACGATATGGAGATTGTCCAAGAAGAAATTTTCGGTCCAGTTTTACCATTAATTTCGTTCAAAACATTTGATGAAGTGATTGAAAAATCGAATGATACGAAATACGGTTTAACATCTTCTGTATATACGAAAGATTTACAAACTGCATTTAAAGCAGTTGACCGTCTTGAATTTGGTGAAACGTATATTAACCGTGAAAACTTCGAAGCGATGCAAGGTTTCCACGCTGGGGTGAAACATTCTGGTATTGGTGGCGCTGATGGCAAACACGGTTTAGAAGAATATTTACGTACACATATCGTCTACATGCAATTATAA